GAgggggctgggaagagaggctCCCGGGAGCAGGAAGCCAGGCCGCGGGCAGACTAGGCTGCAGGGCCCCTCGCTGCACAAGCAAACAGGAAGGACTGCCCCCTGAGCTCTGGGCTCTGGGCCCGGGAATCGCCGCGCAGCAGCAGGGCTGCAGGTCGGGTCGAGGGGAAGGAGGCGAGCGGACACCGGAGGGCACCGGAGTTCCACGGGTCCCCGCGCCTGCTCCGCCACGCTCCGGTCTCGGCTCCCGGCCTTCCCGCGCGCCCAGGCAGGCCATCTGCAGCGGCCGCGATGAAGGCCGGATCAGGGGATCAGGGGAGCCCCCCGTGTTTCCTGCGCTTCCCGCGGCCCGTGCGGGTGGTAAGTGGCGCCGAGGCCGAGCTCAAATGCGTGGTCCTGGGGGAGCCGCCGCCCACCGTCTTGTGGGAGAAAGGCGGGCAGCCGCTGGTGGCCTCCGAGCGCCTGAGCTTCCCGGAGGACGGCGCCGAGCACAGCCTGCTGCTGAGCGGCGCGCTGCCCACCGACGCCGGGGTCTACGTGTGCCGCGCCCGCAACGCGGCTGGAGAGGCCTACGCGGCGGCCGCGGTGACCGTCCTGGAGCCCCCCGCTCCAGAGCCCGAGCCCCAGTCCTCTGATTGCCCGCTGCAGCCTCCGGGCACCGGGGAGAGCGCTCCGGTGTTCCTAACGGGGCCCCAGTCCCAGTGGGTGTTGCGCGGGGCGGAGGTGGTGCTGACGTGCCAGGTGGGAGGCCTCCCGGAGCCCACGCTGTACTGGGAGAAGGATGGGATGGCCTTGGACGAAGTGTGGGACAGCAGCCACTTCGCACTGGAGCCGGGCCGCGGCGCCGATGGCCAGGGTGCGAGCCTGACGCTGCGCATCCAGGCTGCGCGGCTGCCCGATTCCGGGGTGTACGTGTGCCACGCCCGCAACGCGCACGGCCACGCGCAGGCCGGCGCACTACTCCAGGTGCACCAGCCCCACGAGAGCCCGCCCGAGGACCCGGATGAGGCCCCGGTATCCGTGGTGGAGCCTCTCAAGTGTGCACCCAAGACCTTCTGGGTGAACGAGGGCAAGCATGCCAAGTTCCGCTGCTACGTGATGGGCAAGCCGGAGCCCGAGATCGAATGGCACTGGGAGGGCCGCCCTCTGCTCCCCGACCGCCGCCGCCTCATGTACCGCGACCGCGACGGTGGCTTTGTACTTAAGGTGCTCTACTGCCAGGCCAAAGACCGTGGGCTCTACGTGTGCGCGGCGCGCAACTCGGCGGGCCAGACGCTCAGCGCGGTCCAGCTGCACGTAAAAGGTAGAGCACCGTAAAAGGTAGACACCCCTAGTgtcctcagagatccaccttgctctTGTCCACCTCCGTGTCCTAGGGAAATATTGAATtccatttcctgcctgcctcccaccCTCAGGGATGCGAATTTAGACGTCTCCAAGACACTTGAGAAGTTCTTAGCAAACTACCCAGGCAGATGTTGAAAATCACTAAAACCACTAAATTTAGGAATAGATGACTGTGTAAAACTTTCAAGTCCTACACTCTCATCCTTTGCTCTTTTAGGCCGCCTTTCCCAACTGGATTCCCATCGGCAGGCAGCCCTGTCTGTAAGATAAAAGGAGCGTTTTATGGGTGTAAATAACTAAGTCTAAATTTATAACATGCTAATCAGTGAGAACAAGGGGGATGCTGTATTGAAAACACACATTTGGAGTGGAGGCTGTGTTCACAGCTTCAGGCCCGGAATCTGTTGGGAAGGCCCGTGCAAACCTCCCTGGAGCAACTGCTCATTCACAGGGGAGATAAATTTGCTAGAGGAAAAGTACCCGGCAGTCTCTATTCTTTCATTAATCTGCTGTTTAAGTTTGAAAGAAGATGAGTGtaaaagggggcgggggggggggggaacaaaacaaaaacaaaaaaatttcctAACGTGTTCTCAGTACTCATGAACAGAAAATCCAGAGGAAACAAAACACACCCGGAAGTCACACTGAAGCTAACGTTCTCCTTAGCAGGACTTGATCACAACCTGAGCGATTCCACTTACACTTTCTCCTTCCAAGGAAAACATGCCCGGAAGTTCCCTTGAGTCCTGCCTGGCACTTTACTAAGTGTGTGATACCTACAGTGTCCTCACAGGCACAACTCTGTGCCCAAACTTGCCAGGCCAGTGCGACACTGGGCCGTCCTCAAAGAAGTAAGGGAACTTCTCCAAGTAGCACAAAAACTCGTTTCCCCAGCTCAAGTTAGCTCTCTGGCGGTTCCCTATTTCCGAAATACGGTTTCGAAATGCTTGGGATGCTATTAAAGCAAAATTCAATGCAGACCCTTGCAGAGTTAGGCAAAAGTTGTAGAGTTAGGGAACAGTTTGGAAAAATCATGGTCCTGGTTCAGCTCttaccctccctctccccatttaACATACAAGCAAACTGATGTGTTTTCTAAGTGATATGGCTGGTGAGCATCACGGTCAGGCTGGAAATTAGGCCGTCTGGCTCTGCTGGGAATTTAGCTGCCATCCCCAGCCTTGTGGGAAGAGCAGATAATGTATGGTACCAGCAGACCTCCTCAGCTGGTtcttctgagccttctctcttttcctctcctcttttctgcAGAACCCCGCCTCCGATTCACAAGGCCCCTCCAGGATGTGGAGGGCCGAGAGCATGGGATTGCGGTGCTAGAGTGTAAAGTACCCAACTCTCGAATCCCCACCGCCTGGTTTCGAGAGGACCAACGACTCCTACCCTGCCGCAAGTACGAGCAGATTGAGGAGGGCACCGTGAGACGCCTCATCATCCACAGGCTGAAGGCGGATGATGACGGCGTCTATCTGTGTGAGATGCGGGGTCGAGTGCGCACTGTGGCCAACGTGACGGTCAAAGGTCAGCTGGCCAGTgcggggaggctgaggctggtggTGTCTGGATCCTGGGCTGATGGATTCCCATCCGCCTCTCAGGACCCATCCTGAAGCGCTTACCCCGGAAGCTTGATGTCCTGGAGGGAGAGAACGCAGTGTTGCTGGTGGAGACCAGAGAAGCTGGGGTCCAGGGGTCCTGGAGCCATGATGGGGAGGAGCTACCAGCCACCTGCCAGAGCAGTTGTGGTCACATGCATGCCCTGGTCCTTCCAGGGGTGACCCGAGAAGATGCTGGCGAGATCACCTTCAGCCTGGGCAACTCCCGTACCACCACTCTGCTCAGGGTCAAATGTGAGAGCCCCATAAACAGGAGGGTCAGGGCAGGAGGCTAGCCAGTTGCTGGGTCCTGGGTTGGCAACGTGGATTTAAAGCAGAGGTGTTGTTGGGGGCTTGTGCAAGGCTCAGGTGGAAAGTCTCGACTTTGTCTCAGGTGTCAAGCACAGTCCTCCTGGGCCCCCCGTTTTGGTTGAGATGTTCAAAGGCCAAAAGAACACGGTCCTGCTGACCTGGAAGCCCCCCGAGCCAGCCCCAGAGACCTCCTTCATCTACCGCCTCGAGCGGCAGGAGGTTGGCTCTGAAGATTGGGTCCAGTGCTTCAGCATTGAGAAAGCCGGAGCTGTAGAGGTGCCGGGGGACTGTGTACCTTCTGAGGGTGACTACCGCTTCCGCATCTGCACAGTCAGTGAACACGGCCGCAGTTCCCATGTCGTGTTCAATGGTTCTGCTCACCTCGGTGAGTTAAGCCTTTGCCCGTCAGTATCTCTACCCCAAGTCATACCATCCcgttccctttcttcccttctctgacTCTTAGTCCTTAATGGTGTTCTCCCACCCACCAGCTTTACCCTGCTTTGCCCTTGCTGGTTCTAACAGCCATGCCCTGTCTCTGTCCCAGTGCCCACAGCTCGCCTGGTGTCGGGCTTGGAGGACGTGCAGGTGTATGATGGAGAAGATGCCGTCTTCTCCCTTGATCTGTCCACCATCATCCAGGGCACTTGGTTCCTTAATGGGGAACAGCTCAAGAGTGATGAGCCCGAGGGCCAGGTGGAGCCCGGAGCCCTGCGGTACCGTGTGGAGCAGAAGGGCCTGCAGCACAAACTCATCCTGCAGGCTGTGAAGCACCAGGACAGTGGGGCCCTGGTAGGCTTCATCTGCCCTGGTGTGCAAGACTCGGCGGCCCTCACGATCCAAGGTTGGTACTGGTAGACGCCTAGGCCGATGGGTTCAAAGCCTATGTGGTGCCTGTTTCTCACAGAGGGGCTACAAGAATAGGGGCATTCATGATGAGCTGTGATTGAGGGTTCAACTCACAGCACATAGAGCTTCTCTTGGGCTCATCAGTGTCGTTCCTATTTGGATTGCTTTAATCTGCAGTAATTCTGTCACATTGGGCTAGGGCTGGGCTCAGTGGTACAACACCACctacctagcatgtgcaaggccttgggtcCAACTCGataccaccaaaaaataatggCATGTGTCCTCTCTTTTGAGAGACATGGATCCTGGCCCTGGTCCCTGCCTGCTTTCTGTCCTCTTGTCTGATTGCCAACACTGTCTCCTAGCGGTTCACCTTGAGCCAGGCACATGACTTAGGCAACTAGCCCAATCCTGTCGATGGCCCTTTAATAAGAGTTCTTCTGTCATTCCCACTTGGCTGGTGGGAAGACAGACACAGGGAAGTTAAATGGCCTGCCCAAAGGTGGTTTGGCTCcaggatccatccatccatccatccatccatccatccatccatccatccattcccaccccaccccacacccacacaccatgcTTCCTTTGGAACAAGTTGGGAAGGGAATGTAGCATCACTCAGGACTGGGGAAGCGGGTGCTAAAAATTCAAGGGCCATCCTAGAACTTGGCTGTCTTGCTACTGCTAGAGAACCTGAGACCTTACCAGAGGTCGCCTCCAGCATCAGAAGTAGAGAGCAAAGGCAGAAATTATCAAGAGCAGCGTTTCTAAACTGTAACCTAGGACCACTAACACCCACGGCATCAGGAAAGATGGGCTCTTTAAGAATTCTTagggccgggcggcggtggcgcacgcctttagtcccagcactcgggaggcagaaccaggcggatctctgtgagttcgaggccagcctggtctacagagggaaatccaggacaggcaccaaaactacacagaacaaCCCTGTCTGGGTACTTTTGTTAAGCTCACAGTTCCGGAAACTGGAAGTCCAAAGTTGGTCAGCCCCATCAGTTCAGTCTCCAGTGACCCCGCCCCCAACCTTTCACTAAGTCAGAACTTGACAAAGAAGTAGAAAAGCTGTCATGATCAGGAGGAAGCAAGTGTGTAGGGTGAACTCGCTTTGTAGCAGTGTCGTCGAGAGCTGGCTGGGGTCCTTTGAGAATTGCTCCCACCAAGCCTCGCCATCATCaccacttcctgttcctccccccctcctccttttgttgtttgttttgtgctttttgtttgtttgtttggttggtttttgcttGCTCGGTTGGTtaggtgttttggttttggttttaagacagtgtctcactgtgtagccctgcacCACCACGCCCACCCGGCCCTAGGCTTCCCCTCTTAAAGGTTCcaaacaccaccacccccaaccggccccccccccccccccgaccacATTTCCATCACCATGAACCTTCCAGCAACAACTCAGAtcatatccaaaccatagcaaagcacaatcctttttttttttttccaagtacaGGAAATTGAACCTAGTACCTTAAGGCTGTGCTTGACAGATACCTTTGACCTCAGACCTGTTTTTAAAACCCTGACTGACAGCTGGGCCTTAGTCACTGTCAGCAGCTGTTTTCCCCATGTGTTCACCCCTACGCAagcacacactggagaaaaagatGCATATCTGAGCAGGAGAGACCAAAGACATTGCCAGTGACCAGGTTTCTCTCCACGCAGAAAGCCCAGTGCACATCCTGAGTCCCCAGGACAAGGTGTTGCTGACCTTTACAACCTCTGAACGTGTGGTGCTGACCTGTGAACTCTCAAGGGTGGACTTTCCAGCAACCTGGTACAAGGATGGGCAGAAAGTGGAGGAGAGTGAGTCACTCGTGGTAAAGATGGACGGGCGCAAGCACCGGCTGATCCTGCCTGCGGCTGAAGTCCGAGACAGCGGTGAATTTGAATGCAGAACCGAAGGGGTCTCAGCCTTCTTCAGCATCACTGTTAAAGGTCAGGAACCATGCTGGCCTTTTCTGGCTGAGGCTAATGCTGGGAGCCTGGTGGCCCCTGTCCCTGTGGTCTGTTGGCTTGGTGGAGGTCCCCTTATAAGGagagctttttatttgtttcattttgtggtaTTTGGATGTGGCCTAGGGCCTCGTGGGTACTAGGTGAGTATTGCTGAGATACATCCCTGGTCCTGCATTTATGTCTTTAATCTCATGTATCCATATCATCAAACACACTTGCCCACCAGTGCATACACACCCTCTGCTGGATTGGGTGAGGGAGCTAAATGGAGCCGAAGGAAGAAGGGAGTCACTGGCATTTATTCAGAACCTACTCTGGGGCTAGAGCTAGGCTAGGTAATTTGAACCTATgctattttgtttaatttctacAACTCGATAAGGTATAATCtcagccaggtgttggtggcatgtgcctttaatcccagcacttgggaggcagaggtaggtggatctctgtgattttgagacctgcctgggctacagagcaagttccaggatagccagggctgttacagaatTATTGCGACTTCACTGTCATCACGTAGCCAGCAAAGACGGTGGCTTGGACTCGCACCCAGGCCTGGCTTGATTTATGCAAGAGTATTACGTGTGGTGGTCCAGTGGTTCACACAAGACAGCACTATAGACACTTGTTGCAAATGCATGTTCCCAGGTCTCCTGGGATATCCGGAATGGGGATGTCCAGGACTGAGCCTAGGggatcttcttttgagaaagctGACAGGAACTCAGCAAGGTGGCACATGCagatctgaggccagcctcagctatgtgagacactgtctcaaaagaaaggagggaggagcccgcagtggtggcgcacgcctttgaccccagcactcgggaggcagagccaggcggatctctgtgagttcaaggccagcctggactgcagagtgagttccaggacagccagtgtacacagagaaactctgtcttgaaaaaaaaaaaaaaaaaagaaggagggaggggggagggagggagggagctgacTCTCAAGGATGGCAGCCTAAGTGCCACTGATCCCTTTGTGTAGAAATCCTGTTTCAACTCCATGACCAGGAGAGCTTGTGACCCCAACCTGCACATgtcctgcatgtgtccctgtgacAGGGAACCCTCTACCCATATCAGTCTGTTTTCTGTCACTGTAGTGAAATGCCTGAGAAGTTCATTGATAAtgagaaaaggtttgtttggggGATTCCAACCCAAGACCAAGTGGACCCATTGTTTTGAGACTGTGATGGATGGGGGCACTGGATGTCAAAGGCCGGGTTGTATGTGGCAAAACAAATTGCTCATCTTCATGGTCAGGAAGTAGGAAGAGAAGAGGCTGGGATCCCAACAGCCCCTTTGAAGACTGGCTGCAGTGACCTAAGGTTTTCCCATCCAGCCAAGCCATAGCACCATGATAGCACCAGACCCGCCTGCAAGCCCTTAACACCTGGGCCTTGGAGATACTGCTGGTATACAAAACACAGCCTTTGACTCTGGCTAAGTCATCCTGCAGGCCTGTCCTTCGTGTCCTATCCTGTCCTTGTGAAGGAAACAGTAAACTCAGCCATGTGCCTTGTGATTGTGACCTTCCTTCGGCCTCTGTCACTATTGGATGCTGCTGTGTGACCTCTCTGCGCCTCTGACCCTCCAGCCCCGACCCCTACCTGTGGAGCTCTGTGGACCACTCAGTGCTATTTCGTCTCCCATCATGCCTAAGCTGCCTGCCAGCAGGATCTCATGTCAGTTGGCCCCAAAGCCCGGCATGCCAAGGCTTCAGTAACCCCTCCTCCTTACCGCCAGTGCCCTCCTGTGTAGAGACGTGTCTCCCGTGTCAGGGGCTGTTTATGATCCGTCTCTGCTCCCCATCCAGATCCCCCAGTGCACATTGTGGACCCCCGAGAGCACGTGTTTGTACACGCCATCACCTCCGAGTGTGTCATGCTGTCCTGTGAGGTGGACCGTGAGGACGCCCCTGTTCAGTGGTACAAGGATGGGCAGGAGGTCGGGGAGAGCGACTTCATGGTGCTGGAGACCGAAGGGCCCCATCACCGCCTGGTGCTGCCTGCAGCCCAGCCCTCCGACGGGGGCGAGTTTCAGTGTGTGGCCGGAGACGAACGGGCCTACTTCACCGTCACCATCACAGGTGGGACCAGCTGGAGTAGCTAGCGCACACGCTCCCGCGGGTCACTCAGCTAGCCTCCCTGCACTGTCCAGTCCTGAGCACACTAGTCCTGGCTACTCATCCCTAGGgagcccttcttttttttttttttttaaaagtctttttttaaagatttatttatttattatgtatacagtattctgcctgcatgtgtccctgcaggccagaagagggcaccagatctcattacagatggttgtgagccaccatgtggttgctgggaattgaactcaggacctctgaaagagcagtcagtgctcttaaccactgagccatctctccagccccccctagGGAGCCCTTCTATCTCCATCTTCCAGGAGCCCCCTGCTAAGAGGGTTCCTGGGGGACAACAGTTCTGTTACAGAGCAGGTGGTACCCGGTGTGGAAGGGGCCAAAGGTATCTGAGGCCCGTAGGGGACCCCAGTTCCACCCGAGACCCAGCCTTCTTCTCACGCATTTCATTTTTTATACAGTCCCTGTCTCATCCCAGAGAATGTGAACTGTTCTCACAGCTAAAGTTGTCACCACAGTCCCCATTATGCAGCTCCCACACGAAGCTTGGTGTGCTTTGGAGATCACGGTCCTGCCTTTCTGACTGTGAGGGTTATGTTCAGGGTTGTGTGGCTCTAGCTGTGAGTGACCGCCTACAGAGTAACTTCCACACACCGCAGACTTTCGAAGCGTAGGAGGCGGGCACAGATCAGGAAGGGCAGCGGGGGACCCCAGTCCCACCCCCCTCTCGCCTAGCAGCAGATGTCTCTGTCCTTTAGATGTCTCCTCGTGGATCGTGTACCCCAGCGGCAAAGTGTATGTGGCAGCCGTGCGGCTGGAGCGCGTGGTGCTGACCTGTGAGCTGTTCCGGCCCTGGGCTGAGGTGCGCTGGACCAAAGAtggggaggaggtggtggagagcCCAGCACTGCTCCTGGAGAAGGAAGACACCATCCGTCGCCTGGTGCTGCCCTCTGTCCAGCTGGAGGACTCCGGCGAGTACTTGTGTGAAATCGATGATGAGTCGGCGTCCTTCACTGTCACCGTCACAGGTGTGCGCCCACACCAGCCCCTAGAATCACCAGAGGACGACCCCGGGAGCGAAGGGTCTTGAGTGGCTCTTTCCTCACTCGCAAGCTTTCCGGTATCAGGGAGGGGAAGTGTGGCTTGAGGGTGCATGCACCAGGGGCCCTGCTGGTTGACCCTGGAACCCCAGTTGGAATAAACAGGCCCTTCTCCCGTGTCAAGGCCAGGTCTTAGCTGTGCTCCACCACCAGCTCACGGACTGCACACCGTCTGGGCCAGTCACTGGGCCAGGTGCCTGGGCTGCTGGTCAGGGTGCTGCCAGACTAGCTAGGAAGACGGTTGTTAACCAAGGGTCGCAAATGGGGAGGCTCTTGGTCTCTATGCAGCCCACAGATGTGTTTTATTTGGCCTGCAGAATCATACCAAAGTCAGGACAGTCAAAATAACAACCCGGAATTATGCGTCCTCTTGAAAAAGCCGAAGACCCGCCGGCTCTGGTCCCGTTTCCCCCCATGGCGACGAACGGCTGGCACTGAGTAGCAGCTGCCCCATAATCTGGGGCCCCCATCCCTCTGTTCCACCCACCCTcccattccttctgcctctccccaGACCTCTTGAGCTATTGACTTAACCCTACTTGGCCTCCGCAGTTTGCGACCCCTATGTTAAACCAATAAACACACCAATAAACGCTCCAAGACACCTGTGATAAATGACAAGCGGGCTTAGGGTGGAGGACTCCACAGAGCAGACAGGTGGAGAAGACCTGGGAGAAAGTCACCCAGGGTGACTAATGTAGGCTGGCCTCCATATATTCTGCAGTGTATGGACAGACATGCATTTCCTCCCCAAAAGGCACAGCCTAGTAAGAAAGTCAGACACGTGTCAATGTAGATTGTCAAGGACAGCATTGGAATCTTAGGGGTGGCGGCTGCTGGCCTGGTCAGGGTAGTGAAAATAATTACTCTACTGCAGCTGAGTTGAATGAAGGAGTGGGCAGAGAGTATTCTAGCTAGGGGGCAGTACAGGATGGCTAGAAGTGATGGTTGTTTTTGCCAGAGACTTCAGGATGGTAGTGGGGGTTTTAGGCAGTTCTGGGCATCGTAGAAGAACCCCAAAGGCAGCACTGTGACAACCACCCCATTGTTCATGGCCCTGTTACCTTCTTCCCTGACCTGCTCAAGGAGTCCTGCCCAGACCGAGTTACTTACAGACTTCCACTCCCTATATCCCAGTTAGCGGAGTCCACAATGGCAACAAAGCCATGCACACATTCTGTTTTACAGCCAGCCACCTTTTACTGTCTTGTTCCCAGCCCTGGCCAGACATGACAGCCACAACCATAAAGCACCAGGTGCCTCACAGGAAAGTTCACACAAATCCCACCTCACCCCCAGGCCACAGTGGATCAGGTCCCACACCAAATGGGTTTTCTTGTCATGGCTTTTTGCCAACTCACTGCTCCAATCTGTGCCACTGCCCAAGAAGCTGCCTTCTGTAATCTTCTGGCTCAGACACTCTGAGAAAAGAATCCCATGTGTGGAGGTGTGCCCACAGGAGCTCAAGGCTGCAGTGTGCTGGGGTTGGGTCCTTCCACGAACTTCTGAAAAATCCTACTCAGGGAAGCTAGTAGTTCTCCAGCCCGGCCACCAGGGGGCCAGGTGCATGCTAATCTGGAAACTTGATTCCCAGGGGAACAAGAGGGCGTGGTACAGGGTAAGCTTGGGCTTGCTGAGCATCTAATAATACTGACTTGGTTCGTTTTCTCTGGAGGAGTGGCCTGTGCTTGGAGATGAGATCCCCGAAGCAGCACGTAGCATCCCTGGGAAATTTTTAGACAGGTATTAGCAACTCTGGTGTGCAGGTACCAAAAGCATTCCCTGGTTGCCGCAAGCCTGGGTTTGGATTGCCTCCCATTGCCAGCAGCAGGAGAGCCTGCCTGGAACAGAAAGtgcttcctcctgcccccaggaACTGTAGTCAGCTGTGACCTTAAGGACAGCTCATTGCTGATCATTCTGTGCCTTAGTTCTTTCAACTGGAAAATGGAGACAGCGCAATACTTTCACTCCAGACATCACTGTGAGGCTAACCATGCCAAGTGCTTTGAGCCATTACTAGAGCATTAAGAAGTATCTTCTGTTCTACAGATCCTGACCATCCCttaggcacagtttttttttttttttaaagatttatttatttagtatgtatacaatgttctgcctgcatatatggctgcaggccagaagagggcaccagatctcattacggatggttgtgagccaccatgtggttgctgggaattgaactcgggacctttggaagagcaagcagtgctcttaacctctgagccatctctccagccctaggcaCAGTTTTGAAAGCCCCAAAAGTTCAGTGGCCTTCTggtatggtggtgtacatctgtaatcctggtactcaggaggcagaggcaggtggagctctgtgtgttccaggccgtcttggtctacacagtgaggttCAGACTGGGCAGGGCTATGCAGTAAGACCctttcttgaaagaaagaaaagaaaagtttggCAGTCAAATTTATTTCACTAAGGCTGGGCAGGGTGtcgctcacgcctttaatcccagccctcgggaggcagagccaggcggatctttgcgagttcgaggccagcctggtctacagagcgagttctaggacaggcaccaaaactacacagagaaaccctgtctcgaaaaaaaaaaaaaattatttcactaAAACTGAGTTTAACTGCTGCATACTTAATTACTCTTTAATTATCTGATCTATTTGGTAGggttattatatatatgtatgtatctttgTGAGGTGTGACTGTTATCTTTTAATATGTCTTGCTGAGGGTAAATACATTACACAGCAAAAGAAATGTTAGTGGGGATAGTTATAAGGGGTGGGTACAGGGCCTGAAGGTGTCTTATAAATGAGAAATGCAGCCTTCTTTTTAGACTCCAAAATATTCTGATTTCTGCAAAGACCTGGCCCTAGAGATTTCAGAGGACAGATCAGGGACCTATTCCTTATTATTATGCTACTCAGTACTCAGTACTGTTATCACCACGTGGGCAACAGGGCCCAAATCATGCCAGTTGGTGACAGCCTTGTTTGCCCTTCTTCGCAGAGCCTCCCGTGCGGATCATATACCCCCAGGATGAGGTGACCTTGGTTGCTGTTAGTTTGGAATGTGTGGTGCTGACGTGTGAGCTGTCTCGAGAGGATGCTCCTGTGCGCTGGTACAAGGATGGGCTGGAGGTAGAGGAGAGTGAGGCCCTGGTGCTGGAGAGTGATGGGCCTTGTCGCCGTCTGGTGTTGCCTGCTGCCCAGCCAGAGGACAGGGGCGAGTTTGTCTGTGATGCTGGAGATGACTCAGCCTTCTTCACCGTCACCGTCACAGGTGGGTAGTTTCTGTGGGTAGCCGCCTTCCAGGGAGGTAGAGAGACAGGGTGCTGTGGAACCGCCATCAACTCTCCTTACTTTCCTCATCTTAGGGGCCCcgtgtccccctcccccataccTCTAGAGCTTCACAGCCTCCTCAGTCTTAACCATTAGAGAAATCAGGCTGGGGCAGTGACCACAGGGCTGGTGAGAGGGAGCCCAG
The nucleotide sequence above comes from Peromyscus eremicus chromosome 13, PerEre_H2_v1, whole genome shotgun sequence. Encoded proteins:
- the Obsl1 gene encoding obscurin-like protein 1 isoform X2, which gives rise to MKAGSGDQGSPPCFLRFPRPVRVVSGAEAELKCVVLGEPPPTVLWEKGGQPLVASERLSFPEDGAEHSLLLSGALPTDAGVYVCRARNAAGEAYAAAAVTVLEPPAPEPEPQSSDCPLQPPGTGESAPVFLTGPQSQWVLRGAEVVLTCQVGGLPEPTLYWEKDGMALDEVWDSSHFALEPGRGADGQGASLTLRIQAARLPDSGVYVCHARNAHGHAQAGALLQVHQPHESPPEDPDEAPVSVVEPLKCAPKTFWVNEGKHAKFRCYVMGKPEPEIEWHWEGRPLLPDRRRLMYRDRDGGFVLKVLYCQAKDRGLYVCAARNSAGQTLSAVQLHVKEPRLRFTRPLQDVEGREHGIAVLECKVPNSRIPTAWFREDQRLLPCRKYEQIEEGTVRRLIIHRLKADDDGVYLCEMRGRVRTVANVTVKGPILKRLPRKLDVLEGENAVLLVETREAGVQGSWSHDGEELPATCQSSCGHMHALVLPGVTREDAGEITFSLGNSRTTTLLRVKCVKHSPPGPPVLVEMFKGQKNTVLLTWKPPEPAPETSFIYRLERQEVGSEDWVQCFSIEKAGAVEVPGDCVPSEGDYRFRICTVSEHGRSSHVVFNGSAHLVPTARLVSGLEDVQVYDGEDAVFSLDLSTIIQGTWFLNGEQLKSDEPEGQVEPGALRYRVEQKGLQHKLILQAVKHQDSGALVGFICPGVQDSAALTIQESPVHILSPQDKVLLTFTTSERVVLTCELSRVDFPATWYKDGQKVEESESLVVKMDGRKHRLILPAAEVRDSGEFECRTEGVSAFFSITVKDPPVHIVDPREHVFVHAITSECVMLSCEVDREDAPVQWYKDGQEVGESDFMVLETEGPHHRLVLPAAQPSDGGEFQCVAGDERAYFTVTITDVSSWIVYPSGKVYVAAVRLERVVLTCELFRPWAEVRWTKDGEEVVESPALLLEKEDTIRRLVLPSVQLEDSGEYLCEIDDESASFTVTVTEPPVRIIYPQDEVTLVAVSLECVVLTCELSREDAPVRWYKDGLEVEESEALVLESDGPCRRLVLPAAQPEDRGEFVCDAGDDSAFFTVTVTAPPERIVHPAARSLDLQFGAPGHVELRCEVAPAGSQVRWYKDGLEVEVSDALQLGAEGPARTLTLPHAQPEDAGEYVCETRDEAVTFNVSLAELPVQFLAPEATPSPLCVAPGEPVVLSCELSRASAQVFWSHNGSPVQQGEGIELRAEGPHRILYIRAADLGHAGVYTCQSGAAPGAPSLDFNVQVAEPPVRVVAPEAAQTRVRSTPGGDLELVVHFSRPGGPVRWYKDGERLANQGRVQLEQAGARQVLRVRGARRGDAGEYLCDVPQDSRVFIVSVEESPPVKLVSELMPLTVHEGDDATFQCEVSPPDAQVTWLRNGAVVTPGPQLQMVQNGSSHTLIIRGCQLKDTGTVTARVGAADTSARLHVRETELLFLRRLQDVRAEEGQDVCLEVETGRVGAAGAIRWLRGGEPLPLDSRLTTAQDGHVHRLSIHGVLLTDQGTYGCESRHDRTLARLSVRPRQLRELRPLEDVTVNEGDSATFQLELSQEGVTGEWAQGGVRLHPGPKCHIYSEGRTHRLVLSDLGLADSGCVSFTSDNLRCAARLSVREVPVTIVRGPQDLEVTEGDAATFECELSQTLADVTWEKDGQALSLSPRLRLQALGTRRLLLLRRCNSSDAGTYSCVVGTARAGPARLTVREREVSVLRELRSVSAREGDGATFECTVSETETTGRWELGGRVLRPGGRVRIRQEGKKHILVLSELRTEDTGEVCFQAGPAQSLARLEVEDVPPPTSREDGPGWPQGGVGGDCVPPWRPRVLDAGGGRIVSGKQV